Proteins encoded by one window of Sorex araneus isolate mSorAra2 chromosome 3, mSorAra2.pri, whole genome shotgun sequence:
- the ENPP7 gene encoding ectonucleotide pyrophosphatase/phosphodiesterase family member 7, which yields MRLCTRGAVMTARAALLGLLLTALPAPGPAVPTAPARERSPRHKLLLVSFDGFRWDYDQDVDTPNLDAMARDGVKARHMTPAFVTLTSPCHFTLVTGKYIENHGVVHNMFYNLSSRVKLPYHPTLTKTSWWDNGSVPIWITAQRQGLKTGSFFFPGGNVTYQGEAVTQSRREGALHNYKDEQEWRANIDTVLGWFTRDGLDLVTLYYGEPDSTGHKFGPDSEERKRMVEQVDRTVGYLRDRIRQEGLEHSLNLIITSDHGMNTVNKTAPDLVELHKIANFSFQDIYFELVDYGPNGMLYPKEGKLDAVYEALKNAHPRLHVYKKEAFPKELHYAGHPRVTPLLMYSDPGYVIHGRVNVQFNNGEHGFHNDVMDMKTIFRAVGPSFKQGLVVEPFESVHVYELMCKLLGIVPEPNDGALSTLLPTLRSGSALLPRGPAPLVTVLLVALVLVHVAM from the exons ATGAGACTTTGCACCCGCGGAGCCGTCATGACGGCCAGGGCTgccctcctggggctgctgctgaccgccctccctgcccccgggcCCGCGGTGCCCACGGCGCCCGCCAGGGAGCGCAGCCCCCGGCACAAGCTGCTGCTCGTGTCCTTCGACGGCTTCCGCTGGGACTACGACCAGGACGTGGACACGCCCAACCTGGATGCCATGGCGAGGGACGGCGTGAAGGCCCGCCACATGACGCCCGCCTTCGTCACCCTGACCAGCCCCTGCCACTTCACCCTGGTCACCG gcaagTATATCGAGAACCACGGCGTGGTCCACAACATGTTCTACAACCTGAGCAGCCGGGTCAAGCTGCCCTACCACCCAACGCTCACCAAGACCAGCTGGTGGGACAACGGCAGCGTGCCCATCTGGATCACCGCCCAGAGACAG GGCCTGAAGACCGGCTCCTTCTTCTTCCCGGGCGGGAACGTGACCTACCAGGGCGAGGCGGTGACGCAGAGCCGCCGGGAGGGCGCCCTGCACAACTACAAGGACGAGCAGGAGTGGCGGGCCAACATCGACACGGTGCTGGGCTGGTTCACGCGCGACGGCCTGGACCTCGTCACGCTCTACTACGGGGAGCCCGACTCCACCGGCCATAAGTTCGGGCCCGACtctgaggagaggaagaggatggTGGAGCAGGTGGACCGCACGGTGGGCTACCTGCGCGACCGGATCCGGCAGGAGGGCCTGGAGCACAGCCTGAACCTCATCATCACGTCCGACCACGGCATGAACACCGTCAACAAGACGGCGCCCGACCTGGTGGAGCTGCACAAGATCGCCAACTTCAGCTTCCAGGATATCTACTTCGAGCTGGTGGACTACGGGCCCAACGGGATGCTGTACCCCAAGGAGGGGAAGCTGGACGCGGTGTACGAGGCCCTCAAGAACGCCCACCCCAGACTCCACGTCTACAAGAAGGAGGCGTTCCCCAAGGAGCTGCACTACGCCGGCCACCCGCGGGTCACGCCCCTGCTGATGTACAGCGACCCCGGCTACGTCATCCACGGG AGGGTCAACGTGCAGTTCAACAACGGGGAGCACGGCTTCCACAACGACGTCATGGACATGAAGACCATCTTCCGGGCCGTGGGGCCCAGCTTCAAGCAGGGCCTGGTGGTGGAGCCCTTCGAGAGCGTCCACGTGTACGAGCTCATGTGCAAGCTGCTGGGCATTGTGCCCGAGCCCAACGACGGAGCCCTGTCCACTCTGCTGCCCACCCTGCGCTCGG GGTCCGCCCTCCTGCCCAGGGGTCCTGCCCCACTGGTGACCGTGCTGCTGGTGGCCCTGGTCCTGGTCCATGTGGCCATGTGA